A region from the Variovorax sp. RKNM96 genome encodes:
- the dapC gene encoding succinyldiaminopimelate transaminase translates to MNPLLSRLQPYPFERLKQLFAGVTPVPEYAPISLGIGEPKHATPDFIKEALSASLGALAAYPATAGDLKLRTAFTDWLQTRYSLALDPATQVLPVNGSREALFSLAQTVIDATVSPQPVVLSPNPFYQIYEGAALLSGAEPYYVPSVPSRNFAVDWDSVPDDIWARTQLVFVCSPGNPTGAVMALDEWQKLFALSDRHGFVIAADECYSEIYFRDEPPLSGLEASVKLGRPDFRNLIALTSLSKRSNVPGLRSGFVAGDAAIIKKFLLYRTYHGSAMSGTVAAASIAAWGDEAHVVENRAKYRAKFAAVTPLLEPVLDVRLPDASFYLWAGVPEVWAGDDEAFARALYAQYNVTVLPGSYLARNTTHSANPGRGRIRMALVAETAECVEAAGRIVRFVQDGRH, encoded by the coding sequence ATGAATCCCTTGCTTTCCAGGTTGCAGCCGTACCCCTTCGAGCGGCTGAAGCAACTGTTCGCGGGCGTCACGCCCGTTCCCGAATACGCCCCCATCAGCCTCGGCATCGGCGAACCCAAGCACGCCACGCCGGACTTCATCAAGGAAGCACTGAGCGCGAGCCTCGGCGCGCTGGCCGCCTACCCCGCCACCGCCGGCGACCTGAAACTGCGCACCGCCTTCACCGACTGGCTCCAGACCCGCTACAGCCTCGCGCTCGATCCGGCGACCCAGGTGCTGCCGGTCAACGGCTCGCGCGAGGCGCTGTTCTCGCTGGCGCAAACGGTGATCGATGCCACCGTTTCGCCGCAGCCGGTGGTGCTGTCGCCCAATCCGTTCTATCAAATCTACGAGGGCGCAGCCCTCCTCTCGGGCGCCGAGCCGTACTACGTGCCGAGCGTGCCATCGCGCAATTTCGCGGTCGACTGGGACAGCGTGCCCGACGACATCTGGGCCCGCACCCAGCTCGTGTTCGTCTGCTCCCCGGGCAACCCGACCGGCGCGGTGATGGCGCTGGACGAATGGCAGAAGCTCTTTGCGCTTTCCGACCGCCACGGCTTCGTGATCGCGGCCGACGAGTGCTACAGCGAGATCTACTTCCGCGACGAGCCCCCGCTCAGCGGCCTTGAAGCGTCGGTGAAGCTGGGCCGGCCCGACTTCAGGAACCTGATCGCCCTCACTTCCCTTTCGAAGCGCAGCAACGTGCCGGGCCTGCGCAGCGGCTTCGTGGCGGGCGACGCGGCCATCATCAAGAAGTTTCTGCTCTACCGCACCTACCACGGCAGCGCCATGAGCGGCACCGTGGCCGCCGCCAGCATCGCGGCCTGGGGCGACGAGGCGCATGTGGTCGAGAACCGCGCCAAGTACCGCGCCAAGTTCGCCGCCGTCACCCCGCTGCTCGAACCCGTGCTCGACGTGCGCCTGCCCGACGCCAGTTTCTACCTCTGGGCCGGCGTGCCCGAAGTGTGGGCTGGCGACGACGAAGCCTTCGCCCGCGCGCTCTACGCTCAATACAATGTCACGGTTCTGCCGGGGAGCTATCTGGCGCGAAACACGACGCATAGCGCCAACCCTGGCCGGGGCCGCATTCGCATGGCCCTGGTGGCCGAAACGGCCGAGTGCGTGGAAGCCGCCGGGCGCATCGTCCGCTTCGTGCAAGACGGCCGGCACTGA
- the dapD gene encoding 2,3,4,5-tetrahydropyridine-2,6-dicarboxylate N-succinyltransferase, giving the protein MTQQLQQIIDAAWEDRANISSSAASAEVRDAVEHVITELNNGKLRVATRESVGKWTVHQWIKKAVLLSFRLKDNEQIQAGSLGFYDKVPTKFSHLSAGELKESGVRIVPPAVARRGSYIAKGAILMPSYVNIGAYVGEGTMVDTWATVGSCAQIGANVHLSGGVGIGGVLEPLQAGPTIIEDNCFIGARSEVVEGVVIEENSVLGMGVYIGQSTPIFNRDTGETSFGRVPSGSVVISGNLPKKTKSGQDYSTYAAIIVKTVDAQTRSKTSLNDLLRD; this is encoded by the coding sequence ATGACCCAGCAACTGCAACAAATCATCGACGCCGCGTGGGAAGACCGCGCCAACATCTCGTCCTCCGCCGCCTCCGCCGAAGTGCGCGACGCCGTCGAGCACGTGATCACCGAGCTCAACAACGGCAAGCTGCGCGTGGCCACGCGCGAAAGCGTCGGCAAGTGGACGGTGCACCAGTGGATCAAGAAGGCCGTGCTGCTGTCGTTCCGCCTGAAGGACAACGAACAGATCCAGGCCGGCTCGCTCGGCTTCTACGACAAGGTGCCGACGAAGTTCTCGCACCTGTCGGCCGGCGAGCTGAAGGAATCGGGCGTGCGCATCGTGCCGCCGGCCGTGGCCCGCCGCGGCAGCTACATCGCCAAGGGCGCGATCCTGATGCCCTCGTACGTGAACATCGGCGCCTACGTGGGCGAAGGCACCATGGTCGACACCTGGGCCACCGTGGGTTCGTGCGCGCAGATCGGCGCCAACGTGCACCTGTCGGGCGGCGTCGGCATCGGCGGCGTGCTCGAACCGCTGCAGGCCGGCCCGACCATCATCGAGGACAACTGCTTCATCGGCGCGCGCTCCGAAGTGGTCGAAGGCGTGGTGATCGAAGAAAACTCGGTGCTCGGCATGGGCGTGTACATCGGCCAGAGCACCCCGATCTTCAACCGCGACACCGGCGAGACCTCCTTCGGCCGCGTGCCCTCCGGCAGCGTCGTCATCAGCGGCAACCTGCCCAAGAAGACCAAGTCGGGCCAGGACTACAGCACCTACGCCGCGATCATCGTCAAGACGGTCGATGCGCAGACGCGCTCCAAGACCAGCCTGAACGACCTGCTGCGCGACTGA